A stretch of DNA from Nonlabens ponticola:
TGGATTTAAGGTAGGTACCTATAGTGTTATGGCAACATTGATTCAATTTACTGGATATGGATTGGGCTTTTTGACTAGTTTTATACAAATCAATGTAAGAGGTCGTGACGAGCGAGAAGCATTTCCGCATTTATTTTTCTAACAAGATTGAGTCCTATGTCTTATAAAAAGTTTTTTGTTTTTTTTGTTTTCATTCTTGCAGCCGCGTTGATGTGGTTTTTATCAAGGTATAATTCTCAATATAGAGAACAGGTAGTTATTAAAACTAGCTTTGTCAGTGTGCCTAATCAAGTAAACCTTGATGTGCAGGACCGCAGTATTGACGTGATGACTACCATTGAGTCTAGTGGTTTTAGATTACTATGGATGAATTATCAATCGCTAGAATCTCAATTAGAATTTGACGAGGTAGTATCCTTAAATGATGGTGAATATATTTTTGATCCTCAACGAGCGCTATCAAGTTATGATGAACAACTAGGCGAACCATTTAAAGTGGTGTCCATTGATACGGATCCTATAACCTTGTCTTATTCCCGCTTCAAGTCAAAAACCATAATGCTTGAAAAAGATTTTGATGTCACCTTTACTGGTAGCTACCAACAACTGGGCGATGGTTTTTTCAATCAAGAGCAAGTAGAAGTAACAGGAAATGATGAGCGACTAGATAGCTTACAACGATTGAAAGTGACGATGCTTGATGTGGTAGTAAAAGATACAATGACAATAAAAACCATTGAATTAGACTCCTTATATCCAGATTTTAAATTTGAACCATCAGCTGTTACTTATAGCATTAGGGCCGCACAAATGACTGAAGGTAATTTGAGGATACCAGTCACAGTGATTAATAAACCATCAAACGTACTCGTGCGATTGATTCCAGAAAATGTCAACTTGGTTTTTACGGCACGATTAGATCAATTCGAAACGGTAACGGAGAATGATTTTAAAGTAACTATTGACTATCGCAAACTCGATAATGCAGATACGAGCGCGATACCAGATATCGAGATCCTAACAGACGCCGTTCTAGAAGCAAGAACACAACCTGCGGCGATTCAAGTATTGAGCATAGAATGAGAATCATAGGACTTACCGGTGGTATAGGTAGTGGTAAGACTACTGTTGCAAGAATGTTTGAAGATTTAGGCGTGCCCTTATTTATTGCAGATGATGTGTCAAAAACGATACTTGCGACTGATCTAGAGGCGCGAGTCGAGATTAAGAATCTTCTTGGCGAGCAAAGTTTTAAAACGATTAATGACGAGGTTGTACCCGACAAAAAATATATCGCAAGTCAAGTTTTTACGGATCAAGATAAGTTACAAGGACTAAACCGAATTCTTCATCCTAGAGTAAGAATTGCCTTTGAGAAGTGGCTGCATGATCAGAGATCCTCATTTATAATTTATGAAGCCGCCATTTTATTTGAGTCGGGTGGTGATGCAATTTGTGATGAGGTCATACTAGTAACTGCTCCAAAGCTTGAAAGAATATCTCGTGTTATGAAGCGCGATGGCTCAACTAAGACTGATGTAAGTAATAGATTACAAAACCAGTGGAATGACATCCAACGTCTGGAAAAGTCAAATTATGTTATTGTAAATAAGGATTTGCAACAAACTGAGTCTTTTGTAAAATATACTTATGATTTTCTGTTAAAAAATTAAATATTCATCAATATTTAAGATCGTTAATATTGGGTTAAAGGCTTATTAACACTTTGGCTAAATGTTAAATTTGCCTCGTGCAAAAGAATCTCCTTTTCTTCCTAATAGGGCTCATGAGCCTATCCCTAATTGGGATTATTATAGTGCAGGTTTACTGGATACTTAATAGTATCGAGAGTAAGGATGAGCAGTTCTCTCTCGCAGTAACTCAATCATTGATAAGTGTTGCCCGAGAACTAGAAAATAGCGAGTATGAGATTTACTATGACGCGTTAAGAGAGCTAGAAGATAGTTTAGGAAAGGATACAGATCCAGCCACACTGAGGAAAATATTACTGAAGCAACGCCGCAAAAGAGTAAGCACAAACGCACGTTTGTCTAACAATCCACTTTCTGAAAATACAAAGCTAGATCCACAATTTGAAAACATTGAGATTGACAGTGTGTTTCCTAATAGAGCCAACAAAATCAATAGATCTGAAATAAGTCAAATTAAAAGCCCTGGTAATACTAATACAGAATCAAGATTCGCTAGATTATTGGAAAGAGATAATTATGCTAGAAAGGTCACTGGTGAGTCAGTAAGTGAGTACAATAGCATGTTACCTATTACACAGCGTATATCGTCCACATTAGTACGCAATTTGATTTCGCAAGAGCTTGAAAAGCGACCAATTATCAATTCTCAATTTGAATTTGCCATTTATCAAGATGGCTTTGCCACTAGAATACAATCAGATAATTTTCAATATGTTGATGGTGGTACCTGGAGTTATCCTGTGTTGCGATCTAATAACTCTAATGTTGAGCCTTACTACCTGTATTTAAGTCTACCAGACCGTAAAAAAGAGATATTGAGCTCGGTTACTGGGATGGCATTGTTGTCATTGATTTTTACCACCGTAATAATTATCGCTTACTCAAATGCCATTAATCAAATTTTTAAGCAACGTCAAATTTCACAGATAAAAACAGACTTTATCAATAACATGACGCACGAGTTCAAGACGCCAATCGCTACTATTAATCTTGCACTAGACTCGCTCAAGCATCCTAAGATCAATAGCGATCCAGAGAAGGTGCAAAATTACCTGCGCATGATACGTGAGGAAAATAAACGTATGCATAGTCAAGTAGAAAATGTGCTGCGTATATCAAAGCTTGAGAAAAACAATCTTAATATTGAAAAGACTCGATTAGAAATGAATACTGTGATAGAGGACAGTATTACACACATACAATTACTGCTTGAGGAGAAAGGCGGTATTATTAAATCACATCTAGGTGCGTTGCGTACTGATGTTTTAGGAAATGAGAGCCACCTAACTAATGTAATTGTCAACGTCTTAGAAAATGCCATAAAGTACACTGAAGACGCGCCAATCATTGATGTATATACCGAGAATGTGAAAAACAAATTGGTCATAAAGATCAGAGATCAAGGAATAGGAATGACAAAAAGTGCACAGAAAAAGGCATTTCAAAAGTTCTTTAGAGAACACACAGGAGATATTCATAATGTAAAAGGTCACGGTTTAGGTCTCGCGTATTCAAAACGGATACTTGAAGATCACAACGGTGACATATTTGTACAAAGTTCAAAAGGAAATGGTAGTACCTTTTCAATCCATCTACCATTAATAGTTTAATCAATCAATCTATAATTATGGAAACTGAAAACAAAAAAATTCTGCTTGTTGAGGATGATCCAAATTTTGGAACAGTTCTCAAAGACTACCTAATCATGAATGATTTTGATGTCGTACATGCCAAAAACGGTATGGAAGGCTTTGAAAAATTCAAGAAAGACAACTATGATCTATGTATCCTAGACGTAATGATGCCTTACAAGGATGGCTTCACACTTGCTAAGGAGATCAGAGAAAAAAATGAAGATGTGCCTATCGTTTTCCTAACCGCTAAGGCGATGAAAGAAGACGTGTTAAGAGGTTACAAAGTAGGAGCAGACGACTACTTGAACAAGCCGTTTGACAGTGAGGTTTTACTCATGAAAGTAAAAGCGATCATACAACGCAAAGGCCAAGACAGCATCGCTGATTCTAAGGAGTTTGAATTCCAGATTGGTAATTTCCACCTGAATTCAAAGCTTAGATTCTTGTCCTACAATGATCAGGAGCCTATCAAGCTATCACCTAAGGAAAATGAGTTGCTTAGACTACTAGCGCTACACCTTAATGACTTGATGCCACGTGAGCTAGCATTGACTAAGATATGGAGAGATGACAATTACTTCACTTCAAGATCTATGGACGTTTACATCGCAAAACTGCGTAAGTATTTGAAACCAGACGATAATGTCGAGATCGTGAATATTCACGGTGAAGGTTTCCGTTTACTTGTAAAGGATCAAGTAGATTACTAGAAACTAATTACTGATTTTCCATAATTGATTTATGAACCTGCCGCACGATTTGCGTGTGGCTGGTTCTATAATCAAACCAGTTAATGTCTGGATCTTTGCGATACCAGGTCAACTGTCTTTTGGCAAATCTTCTAGAGTTGCGTTTGATCAATCTTATTGCTTCTTCAATGTCATAAGTTCCCTCTAGAAAAGGAAAAACCTCTTGATAGCCTACGGTTTTCATGGCTCTCAATTCTTTATGTGGTAATAATTCCTGCACTTCTTTTATTAGACCATTCTGCAGCATCACGTCTACACGCCTATTGATGCGATCATAGAGCTCTTCTCGTGGAGCTTCTAATCCTACTTTATAAATTGTAAATTCTCGTGTACTGGCAACACCTGTTTTAAATGAGCTGTATGGTTGACCGCTAGACCTTATGATGGATAAGGCTCTCAACACGCGTCTAGAATTATCTTGATCTATCTCATTAAAGGTCAGTAGATCTTTTTGTCTTAGCTCTTTTAGTAAGTATGACAATCCATGATTTTTGAGATCCGATTCTAGTTGATCGAGAATTGCTGGATCTACATCAGGAAAATAGTCAAGGCCATGAGTTACTGCTTTTTCATAAAGTGTGCTGCCGCCTACCATGATCGCGACATCATGTTTGTCAAATAATCTTTTCAATAGATCCATTGCGTCGCGTTCAAAATCACCAACGCTGTAATCATCGTGAATGCTTCTATTCTGGATAAAATGATGCCGCGCTACCTGTAATTCAACTTCGGTAGGCACAGCTGTTCCTATACTCATTTCCTTGAACAACTGTCTTGAATCGCAGGAAAGTATTTCGGTTTTGTACGCTTTCGCGAAAGCTAAACTCAACGCAGTCTTACCTACCGCAGTAGGGCCAACAATGCATATTAAATGTTTACTAGACATCTAAAGAATATCCACATTTATGGCAGTATTCTGCATCATCCTGATGTTTGCGAGCCATACAATTTTGACAAACTTGTGTGTTGACGTGGCGATAATTGGGATCTTCAATCTGTAGTTTGCCATTATCACTATCATCACTATCCTTGCCGCCAGTTGTATATTCTGCACTTACAATACCTGTAGGTACAGCGATGATACCATAACCCATAATCATAATAATAGTAGCCAGAAATTGACCCATAGGAGTGACGGGCGCAATATCACCAAAACCTACTGTGGTAAGTGTCACAATGCACCAATAAATTGATACGGGTATACTTACAAAGCCACTTTCTGCACCTTCTACTAGATACATGATGGTTCCCATGATGATTGAAATAACCAAGACGGCAAACAGAAATACCAGTATTTTGGGTAAGCTTGATTTGATTGCTTTACTCAATTTATCTGCCTCACCGATAAATCGTGTGATCTTAAGAATACGAAAAACCCTCAATAGACGTAAGGCGCGCACGGCTAATAATGCATTGATACCACCTATGAAAAAGGTCAGGTACAACGGTATTGTCGACAAAAAATCAATGATACCGTAAAAACTAAAAATATACTTAGTAGGTTTATTGATGGAGATGATGCGCAGTATGTACTCGATAGTGAAGAACACAGTGATGATCCATTCTGCCAGAATGAATTCATCTGCATACTTAGCGCCAAGCGCTGGAACGCTTTCCAGTAGTACCAGCAGCACGCTAATTATAATTACGATTAGCAGCGTCACGTCAAATGCCTTACCTACTGGTGTATCGGCCTCGTAAATTACTTCGTGAATTTTGCGGCGCCAGGCGCTAGATATTTTGGTAGTGCTTTTAGGCATTAAGCTTTGCTAGGGTATTTGCTTGGGTTTGCCTCATTCATAATGTTGTACGCCTTATCAAAAACATCATCTGCGCTAGGCTTAGAGAAATAGTCTCCATCAGTTCCGTATGCCGGTCTATGATCTTTGGCGGTCAAACATTGTGGTTTGCTATCCAAATATCTCCAGGCGT
This window harbors:
- a CDS encoding YbbR-like domain-containing protein produces the protein MSYKKFFVFFVFILAAALMWFLSRYNSQYREQVVIKTSFVSVPNQVNLDVQDRSIDVMTTIESSGFRLLWMNYQSLESQLEFDEVVSLNDGEYIFDPQRALSSYDEQLGEPFKVVSIDTDPITLSYSRFKSKTIMLEKDFDVTFTGSYQQLGDGFFNQEQVEVTGNDERLDSLQRLKVTMLDVVVKDTMTIKTIELDSLYPDFKFEPSAVTYSIRAAQMTEGNLRIPVTVINKPSNVLVRLIPENVNLVFTARLDQFETVTENDFKVTIDYRKLDNADTSAIPDIEILTDAVLEARTQPAAIQVLSIE
- the coaE gene encoding dephospho-CoA kinase (Dephospho-CoA kinase (CoaE) performs the final step in coenzyme A biosynthesis.); this translates as MRIIGLTGGIGSGKTTVARMFEDLGVPLFIADDVSKTILATDLEARVEIKNLLGEQSFKTINDEVVPDKKYIASQVFTDQDKLQGLNRILHPRVRIAFEKWLHDQRSSFIIYEAAILFESGGDAICDEVILVTAPKLERISRVMKRDGSTKTDVSNRLQNQWNDIQRLEKSNYVIVNKDLQQTESFVKYTYDFLLKN
- a CDS encoding sensor histidine kinase, producing the protein MSLSLIGIIIVQVYWILNSIESKDEQFSLAVTQSLISVARELENSEYEIYYDALRELEDSLGKDTDPATLRKILLKQRRKRVSTNARLSNNPLSENTKLDPQFENIEIDSVFPNRANKINRSEISQIKSPGNTNTESRFARLLERDNYARKVTGESVSEYNSMLPITQRISSTLVRNLISQELEKRPIINSQFEFAIYQDGFATRIQSDNFQYVDGGTWSYPVLRSNNSNVEPYYLYLSLPDRKKEILSSVTGMALLSLIFTTVIIIAYSNAINQIFKQRQISQIKTDFINNMTHEFKTPIATINLALDSLKHPKINSDPEKVQNYLRMIREENKRMHSQVENVLRISKLEKNNLNIEKTRLEMNTVIEDSITHIQLLLEEKGGIIKSHLGALRTDVLGNESHLTNVIVNVLENAIKYTEDAPIIDVYTENVKNKLVIKIRDQGIGMTKSAQKKAFQKFFREHTGDIHNVKGHGLGLAYSKRILEDHNGDIFVQSSKGNGSTFSIHLPLIV
- a CDS encoding response regulator transcription factor, which produces METENKKILLVEDDPNFGTVLKDYLIMNDFDVVHAKNGMEGFEKFKKDNYDLCILDVMMPYKDGFTLAKEIREKNEDVPIVFLTAKAMKEDVLRGYKVGADDYLNKPFDSEVLLMKVKAIIQRKGQDSIADSKEFEFQIGNFHLNSKLRFLSYNDQEPIKLSPKENELLRLLALHLNDLMPRELALTKIWRDDNYFTSRSMDVYIAKLRKYLKPDDNVEIVNIHGEGFRLLVKDQVDY
- the miaA gene encoding tRNA (adenosine(37)-N6)-dimethylallyltransferase MiaA, translated to MSSKHLICIVGPTAVGKTALSLAFAKAYKTEILSCDSRQLFKEMSIGTAVPTEVELQVARHHFIQNRSIHDDYSVGDFERDAMDLLKRLFDKHDVAIMVGGSTLYEKAVTHGLDYFPDVDPAILDQLESDLKNHGLSYLLKELRQKDLLTFNEIDQDNSRRVLRALSIIRSSGQPYSSFKTGVASTREFTIYKVGLEAPREELYDRINRRVDVMLQNGLIKEVQELLPHKELRAMKTVGYQEVFPFLEGTYDIEEAIRLIKRNSRRFAKRQLTWYRKDPDINWFDYRTSHTQIVRQVHKSIMENQ
- a CDS encoding ion transporter, which gives rise to MPKSTTKISSAWRRKIHEVIYEADTPVGKAFDVTLLIVIIISVLLVLLESVPALGAKYADEFILAEWIITVFFTIEYILRIISINKPTKYIFSFYGIIDFLSTIPLYLTFFIGGINALLAVRALRLLRVFRILKITRFIGEADKLSKAIKSSLPKILVFLFAVLVISIIMGTIMYLVEGAESGFVSIPVSIYWCIVTLTTVGFGDIAPVTPMGQFLATIIMIMGYGIIAVPTGIVSAEYTTGGKDSDDSDNGKLQIEDPNYRHVNTQVCQNCMARKHQDDAEYCHKCGYSLDV